The Aureimonas mangrovi genome contains the following window.
GAACTCGGCGCGATGGTCGTTGGCCGGCAGGTCGGTGGCGAGGATGCCTTTGCGAAAGCCTGGAGCGTCGTCCAGGCCGGCGAGGCGGCGCAGGAGCGGGCGCAGGAACAGCGTCGCCGTCACCATGCTCGATGCCGGGTTGCCCGGCAGCCCGAGGACCCACATCGGCCCGCGGCGCCCGGCCATCAATGGCTTTCCGGGCCGCATCGCGACCTTCCAGAAGTCGAGGGAAACGCCGGATGCTTCCAGCGCGCGCGCGACGAGATCGTGGTCCCCGACCGAGGCCCCGCCGATCGTCACGAGGATGTCTGCGTCTTGCCGGACGGCCTCGTCGATGCGCGCCGTCAAAGCGTCCATCCTATCCGGCGCGATGCCGAGATCGATCACCTCGGCGCCGTTCGCCTCCGCGAGCGCCATGATGCCGTAGGTGTTGGAGGCGACGATCTGCGCGGGGCCGACAGGCTCACCGGGCGGGACGAGTTCGTCGCCCGTCGCCAGAACCGCCACGCGCGGTCTGCGAAGGACCGTCAGGCTCGGATGCCCGCCGCTGGCTGCGAGCGCGAGGGTGCCGGCACCGAGCCGCGTTCCGGCCTCGACCAGCGTTCCGCCTTCGCGGAAGTCGTTGCCGGCCGGGCGGATGTGACTTCCTTGCGTGATCGGCTGCGTCGGGATAACCGAAGCCTCGTCCGGCCGGGCGGTGTTTTCC
Protein-coding sequences here:
- the glp gene encoding molybdopterin molybdotransferase MoeA, whose translation is MSLLPVEDALERLLRDAIAIGGTEELPLRAAAGRILAETVVAHRTQPDFDASAMDGYAVRAEDVRVGTPLRLIGASAAGNAFERQLGPGEAVRIFTGAPVPPGANAVLIQENTARPDEASVIPTQPITQGSHIRPAGNDFREGGTLVEAGTRLGAGTLALAASGGHPSLTVLRRPRVAVLATGDELVPPGEPVGPAQIVASNTYGIMALAEANGAEVIDLGIAPDRMDALTARIDEAVRQDADILVTIGGASVGDHDLVARALEASGVSLDFWKVAMRPGKPLMAGRRGPMWVLGLPGNPASSMVTATLFLRPLLRRLAGLDDAPGFRKGILATDLPANDHRAEFMRARIESGDGERPTIRPLPRQDSSLLSVYAGATALLLRPANAQAARAGDECSYLPLD